The Dermacentor silvarum isolate Dsil-2018 chromosome 11, BIME_Dsil_1.4, whole genome shotgun sequence region GTGGCGGCGGTGCCGTCGAAAGGAAACGAGATGACACAGACGTTTCGtgtgacccgcgtcggccatgtctacgttctcACCGCCATCACTTTGTCGGCGTTTCTAGCGCTTCTGTATCTAGTTTCCTTCAGCTCTCCATTCTGTGTCGCTTCGCCGGTCATCCAACTTCCCATCAGTGGAATCGCTCAGGATTTTTCTCCAAGCCGAAAAGGGGGTTCAGGACCCCTTTGAAGGAGCGCGGCAACGCTTTTTCAACACGGAGAGAACATTCGCCATCTGTAGCGAATGCTATCTGGAATTACAGTGGAACTTGGAGAAAGGAGCTTGTAATATCGCACTTTCCTTCCGCTCTCGTGACTACAACATGCTTACGTCACAGCTCCGTAGGCCTACTTTACAAGCGAAGGAAGACATTACGAGAGAAAGGTAATTGTAATAGCATTCAGGAGCTAAGAGCTCAGTTTGCTCTGTCAGCATTGTCCGTTTGTACTTTCCGTTACGTTGATGTGCTTTCGTCATTATATCATTATGTCACTTCCTCcacttcaacatcatcatcaatcaACTTCATGTATgtcgaagaaaacaaaaaaccaTGTTCATTCGTCAGATTCCCTCTTTCAATGCCTCGGCATGGGCCAGCCTGTTTTTACATGGAATAAATAGCTTCAACATATCTGTAAGAAACCAACGGGATCGAAAATTTACTTTCGAATGCTATAATTTGGAGTAACGCCAGCTTTGTTTTATATGAGGGTTGACCATACGATGCTGCACGGAATTCGCAAGAATATGTCAGATAATTGAGGGCAGCATATCATACCTTGTCGACAAAGAGGCTGAGATGCTTCTCGTACACGGAGGCCGACTCCCTCCAGCCGCCGCACACGTGCTCGTAGAAGTTGTCGCAGGGGTCGACGCTGGCGTTGAACGCGGCCACCAACATGTCGTTGAGAGCCACGCAAGCCCGCGTCAGGCAGACGCTGCGGCGACGTCTGTGCGCTGGCGCGGCAGGGCGCCACAACAGGGTGAGCAGGCTTATGTTCAGGCAAGCCGACGCCATGGTCGCCAGTGCCACGGGAGCCGGTTGGGCGCTTTGTTCCCCGAGTGGGTGCTCTTGGCTTGGCACTTCCACATTCCCCGAAAAGGGTATATCCGAGGGCCCCGTTCCGGTGGTGGTCCTGTTCGGTGAGCGAGAACTTCAATCAACTGCAGGTGCCGCTAAAAAATAGGTGACCCCATGTTCCCTGACTCTGACACTTTGAAAGAAGAATTGGCAATTTTGTGTCTTGATTTGCTTGCTGTTGGATAATAGTTTCCGATTCTCCAACCGCAGTATCTGAACTTACTAACCGAAAACGCAAAATGTAACCTTCCCAGCCTTTATCTGTCACTGCCAAATTAGGCGTAGATATAAGAGGTCTTTACAAATTTGCTTCTTACCGCTTTTTTATGGTATTCGCGTACTTAGGTTTGCCGTTGCGTGACTTTTCGACTTGCACTATTCTAAAGAGTGTCGCATTTATCCtacaccaaaatttaaaaatatgcaaatgcctctTAGCTGGACACACCCAAGGTAAAGTTTTTGCCGTCTCTTGGACATACTGTGTATATTTCTTGGATCCCACCTAATTAGCTAAGTAATTTAAATTAAATATTACACTTCTCAATTATAAAAATTAGATGTAAAttatcagtgagaaaattgttgagcaacataagaacacttttatgtattacgttttgagcagcagaaagctgtatcaggagtttctgATATTGCTCAACATTATCATTGACAATTTCCATCTAAGTATAAGAACTCAGCGCTTGATTATTTAAATGAGAAAAATTATCGCATTAGGCGGAAtccaaaaaatattctgagtatcgcCGAACGATGGCATGGAAGATTACCTTGGTTATGTTCAGCTAGgtggcatttccatatttttaaatcttggtgcgccATAGTTGGGACGAAAAAAGCGAGGTATGCGACCCTGTGTCATCGTCATTGTGTTCTTACCATTTTTTGTGGTGCTTGAGTATTGCCTAGCTATTCAGAAAAATCAAACGTTTATTTAATTTTACTATAAGGATTTATTGTTCAGATAATAAATGTGCTTTTTTTAGGAGGAACCCCTTACAGCTTTTTTCAGTCCGGAAACTTTCAATGTTATCTATCTTATTCTCTCCTTCTGTAATTGACGTTAAACTTGAAAATCAAAAGGGTCCCAAGAGAGGCGCGCGCGGTTTCCTGTCTCAGACGCATCTGCAGGATTGCTCGTCACATCATGAAACACTAAGGTGGTTTTGACGTCATTTGATGACAAAGCACTGACGCTCCTGTCAGTCGTCGTGATGCAGTCATTAAAAAACCATGCCCTAACAATTTCGCCTAAAATAGGCGTCACGCATTtgtttattattataatttttcttaataattattttttttttgcaggaagcTTTCCGTGGCTCAACTCTGGTTTCCAGACGTTGGCGTCTTCATCGCGAACTCCGGTGAAATAGCCAAACCACCGGCGCTGAAACCGCGATTCCAACCCACACTGTCTGCATTCGTTAAACAAGTTGTCACAAGAGACTTCCGCGGGCTCATGCATACGCGTGTGCAAGAGTGAACAGTGATGCCGATCACCCCTTCTGTAGGGTACGAGTGGGCGTGCTCTCACTGTAATAAATCGAGAAAGCTCACGTGCAGGCAGTATAATGCTTAACTCATTTCATGCAGTTTCCCCTCAACCTCGAGATAATGCGCACTCGTTCACGTGCTATGAAATTAACTATCCCTCAGGTGAAAGCCACAGTCAGTCGAAGAAAGCCTGACTGACTCAACCTGAGCTAGAGTTTACCGAAGTGATTTGCGAGAGTCAGCAAACGCCAATTATAAAGGCTTCCCAAAAAGGCGGCCTTAATTATGTAAAGCCATTGAACTTCCCTGGAAATCAATTCTAAAGGGCGCCCAAGTCTCGGACGTTTCCAAGGTTCAATAAATGAAATCAAACTGAAGCTGTGTGGGACCCTCACAGTAGTGATAAAATGTGCATGAAtaaattttttgctttttgaatATCTTTGAAAATACAAAAAGTATACAAAAATATACAAAGTTCGGATGATGCCAATATTCTATGTTACGTTCTGAAATTTGCAGCATCAAGATTATACTACATTTCTTGCTTATCCACCATTTtccttattttcaataaatattgACAAACACAATAAAATTTACGGCTGAGTGGTGTTGGCCATGGATTTCTTGCCCACGAGGTCGGTGACCCCGTGCGGTTCGCCCCCGAGTCCGCTGTCCACGTCAACGTGATTGGCGCGTTGCTGTCGCGGGAGAGGGCGCTGCGGCCGCGAGACAGCGCCTGGTGAAATGGACGGCGTGTACGGGGACCCGATCTCCTCCGCGAGGCAGCTTTGGCCGCCCAGGCTGACACCTCCGCAACTCTGCATGCCTCCTCGGGACGGTGACGTCACGGGCATTCCGTCAATGCACCGCTATTTGGTAGGGCCAAAGtagaaagaatgaaagagagagatataAGTTTATTTAGGCCTCTTTAGTCGTACGTTACAATGATCTGTTCATAAATGCACCAAAGTCAACAAATTTTAATATATGATGCTACAGTCCTTGTTAAAGGAAAGTAATATGCAAGGATTAGTAAGAATTTTCTTTCAGCTCTATAAACCGTATGTGCTAGTTTTTTATTGACTCTATGCATAACGAGAAACAAAATGAAATTACGGAGAGTGGCAAGTCTATCATACCGATTGACATGGTAGTGTCATTATTAAAGTGGCCTAGCGTAGCACTTCTCTGCAGACTGGTGTGCACTGGAGTAACATTAAGTAAGCAGAAGGACCAAATAACCCGCAGCTTAGTTTCCGTAGTGTATTTTCTTGAGCTGCTACGGGCCATAATTGACGCAAATAATTCGCATCCACAAATGTAGACGCCGTGAACAAAGGGGATTGGAATAGCCGGGCAATAGGCCTAACGGTGGCTCCTCAAGCCTGCTACTGTGCGTCGGGTTAAAGGGCAATGTGAACAGAAAGGCGTGAATTAAGTCGAAAATATGCGCCTTTCATCGAGAGGCCAGCCCCATTGTGTGCAAGAATGCATGTACCCCACAAGTGGCTTTGACTAGATGTGAAATTTGTCCATGGACCCTGTGGCACGCCTCACTACAGAAAGAAGAAATTGAGTGTAGGCTGATCTGAGTTGGCGAAATTAAAGTTGAGGTGACTCAAATATATTTGAAACAGAGATGTTTCACAGAGCGCCACAACGCGCTACTTGCCAGAAAACTTACGATGGCAGCCGATGCCGACAATGCGAGAGCGACATTTTCCAAAATCATACGCACGCCAGCGCATTCGCAGTAAAGTCAAAGGTTTAAGAAGTTTCCTAACACATATATCTGATGAAAATTTGTTCTAATGTCAACTCCGACTCGAAAATAATGCTTTGCAACGTGAAGAACTACATATCACTGCCATTCTACGAAAAAACAAAGATAAGCTAAGTTTAAGAAATGCAAGTCAAAGGAAGTTTAAAGCAATGTTATCAAAGATAGGAGCTTTATATATGTGTAGTTTGACTATATGAATCGATTCACCATCTGTAACCCAGATTAGCCTGTGTGAATCTGATGACAAGCTGTAAAGAATTACAACATAAATGTCAGCTTCACATTCTCTAACAAGTGTATTTTACAGGACGTTGGTATCTGCTTTTCGGTAAAAGGTGATATTTTCATATACTTTGTGGCacagtttctttttgttttttttttttcttcaagactCTAATGAgtgaaaagtaaaataaaattaaaacgGCGGAAAATATTCTGCTTTCTACTGTCGTCAAAATTTAGCTTTCTGTGTTAAACGTAAGCAATATTATTCAAATCCGTTCAGCGTCTGGCGAATGAGAGCATTTCTGAATTTGGCACGTATGAGAATACGGCAACTGGCGTCGCCCTCGAGATGAAACCTGCGCTTAATGCTGCCAACGAACTTCGCAAAGTGCCGGTTGTTCGAAATTTGGGATAAATATAGCAATAGACCACTCCTACAAAACCCTTTTTCCAGCGAGTGTAGACGCGCGGCCAAGGAATTGACAGGATTGAGAACGCATGCTGTGAGAAGCAAGAGAATAAGCAACCATTCGTGACAAATTCTAGCATGTGAGAGAGGACGCTGACAAGTCTGCTTATGTGGACCGTTTAAAAATAATACAGTTACGTTTTATACGCAAATCAGCGCACGAGAAAAAAGTTATTTATGAATTACACAGTCGTCATCCGATTAGCATACGTCATTCCCGACCACCAGTCTTACATCCCGCCACAAAACTCCATGACTAATCTGCGTGATTTTAAACGAGCCAATCCACAAGGAGGAAAATGCCATTGAAAAAGTATATAACCGACCGTGGTTGCCTTCGTGGCCATCGTTCTGCAGATTTTCTCGGTGGGTGCGTTCATCAGTAAACCAGTAAACGTTGATCAGTTGAGCAATAAACCATCGAAGAAAACGAGTACACAAGGAAGATGTGGCCAAGATGAGCGCTGGATTTACAAATGTAAACTTGCAACTCCATAGCTCATCCTgtcattttctttctcgtgtaCGCGTTTTTTCGATGGTTTTCTGTTCCTCTACAGTGCGGTTGTGGCGTTCAGCAGGGAACGCATTCTGCGATAATCCACTTAAGCGACGCTATCGCCTTGGTCATGCCTTCGCCGTTTggcgcacgctgattggctgattGAGCAGATTCCATGAGCTCATAAACACGTaatgctcaaccagccaatcagctcattcgATATTGTTTAatgagccaatcagcgcgcgGCTGACGGCCAAGGCAAGGCCACCGATGAAAGTAATTgttgcagaatacgtccccagctgagcacgatgtcatggGATCATTTCCAGTTAATGGTGGCCACATTATGATAGCAGCGGAATGAAAAGATTAGAACACTCCTGCTCACAGATTTAGGTGCGCGTCTACGGGAAGCTTCAGATTGGAGCCACCTCCAATTTCTGTTCAAATACACATAAATCTATAAATGTTCTCATGAGGCAACGACTCAAACCATTTAAAAGAAATATACTGCATATAGGTGAGCAAAATCAATTCAAGAAACTGTAGCAAGCACATTTTCATTTTCAGACCTAACGTATGTCGCAGATTACTTCAAGTATACTTCACGTATacttcaaaaaagttgtcgcagtttcacctgaaaggtgaagcatcaattgcgatagcaaatttgtagagagctatacagagtaatgatgttagctttatcagctgtataaacttggacatgcagtagcactggcaacgcgcagaactgttgtcgacgccgtcggcgtttttcccgcgttcgcttaaaatgcgtgcggcgttggtgactgttgccggagcctctgatataaataggcacttggtgccgcagctaaacgtcgcctcccttccctcccccttccccccctcccccacggcctctcgcgcatcggaagaaggcgcgtttgctctacatatatggtgattgtaaaggaggaaagagacgcctacttttgcagcccttaaggaggcacggcgcagaacgcgcgtttgttctccgccgtgcgttcactccccgtgaaagagcgcgtccctcgcgccctttcactcgcacatacagcgttcggcggcgcgcggtcttggcgctgagccgtgctccctcaagggctgcagaagatagcgccaacctttccctttccctcaagaaccacttaccaccgcgcggtcacgatttcatctccattgacgtcgtacggaacctcacggcgacggcgacgccgacggcagaaatctgcttttgagtgtccatataattgctatcgcaataaaagcttggGAAATACGTAAATTACCTGCGATTTGCTTTCCTTCACAAAGCTCCAGCACACGGAGTGGTCCAACATATTAGTTGGCGATTATAAGTTGTTCATTCAAAAATCATGCGATAATGATAACTTGAGAGAATTACTACTGAAAACATTCTGGTCGTCTTGTTTCACTCGACTGTCTGCAGAAAACGAGAAGTTGCGCGATCTGGGTATGCGTGGTCTAAATGCGCGTTTTAATGCGAtaggcgttaagggccccgtgtcgcagaaaatccggcgtcggcttaaGCGCCGGCGTctttggcggaaataatcatgccgaaccacatcatccagaagtaccccgaccgggcaggcgcTTCGCGTGGAGCAAGGCGTTAGTGatcaaaaaattgaatttctcaacgtaaatgccgtcagaaaaatcgtaaagtatgacttaacgaCAACCTCCAGACGTGCTGGCGTCTGactaatttgaatatacgagaaaaaaaaagcctgataagcagtcgGGGATccctgaatgctatcgcgttccactcctaaaggcgaagcttaagcgtcctccaattgttTTTAATGGCTTTCCTTGTGGAGTCTACTGCGCTACAAAGCAGGCTATCAGAATATTAGCACTGGGAAAATGCTCAAGCGCATCATAGCAGAATTCATCTATTAAATTCGTCACCCGATCCCAAAACTTCTCCCCTGTTCTTAAGTGAGCCTCCTGAAAGAGATTTCTTTCTGCCAAAActgcataagaaaaaaaatgtcacagtttcgccctaagggcgaagcaatgaatgcgatagcaacacagcaatgtcatacgaagtaaggtgagcggctttggtagcaacaacacgcagaactgttgtcgacgccatcggcgttttgcccgcgttcgctcaaaatgcgtgcggcgttggtgactgttgccggagcctctgatataaataggcactgcgtgccgcagctaaacgtcgcctcccttccctccccctcccccacggcctctcgctcgttggaagaaggcgcgtttgctctacatacatggtgattgtgaaggagaacagagacgcctacttctgcagcccttaagcgagcacggcgcagaacgcgcgtttgttctccgccgtgcgttcactccccgtgaaagacgcgcccctcgcgccctttcactcgcacatacagcgttcggcgcgcggcgacgatt contains the following coding sequences:
- the LOC125941281 gene encoding uncharacterized protein LOC125941281, whose protein sequence is MPVTSPSRGGMQSCGGVSLGGQSCLAEEIGSPYTPSISPGAVSRPQRPLPRQQRANHVDVDSGLGGEPHGVTDLVGKKSMANTTQPTTTGTGPSDIPFSGNVEVPSQEHPLGEQSAQPAPVALATMASACLNISLLTLLWRPAAPAHRRRRSVCLTRACVALNDMLVAAFNASVDPCDNFYEHVCGGWRESASVYEKHLSLFVDKQPAKPGPSGERIKNLVVDVKQLCHADDYVDDERAFGDVPAAKRPKQAASFTAMECDYESEDEEDVDNEVDDGDDDSADLEIFNAEEDDDRLYYKEEEKSDEATAKRSARRVQSAIRRKANDAEDLSLEDYVPDYYIDSHRKRDSSSLAITVTHSARSVDITELSGDIVKLVFKGKKCENAEHPEVC